In Xenopus tropicalis strain Nigerian chromosome 5, UCB_Xtro_10.0, whole genome shotgun sequence, one genomic interval encodes:
- the lratd1 gene encoding protein FAM84A, translating into MGNQLDRITHLNYSELPTGDPSGIEKEELRVGVAYFFSDEEEDLDDRGQSGRFGVRDPSPGEEEEGHIVLNEIEFSAFSCQECIFSKIRGNQDLNVYPVQGLLSFCTPGDLVELLFVCPSKDHPPPPSPHWAVYVGQGQIIHLHRGEIRKDSLFEVGGECMGRVVSNWYRYRPLTAELVLQNACGHLGLRSEEICWTNSESFAAWCRFGNREFKAGGEVHTGDLQYFLKLHLEENHIHTLRFHSLEELIREKRRADAGGKLRFIKELSMVERKE; encoded by the coding sequence ATGGGAAACCAACTGGATCGCATCACCCACCTGAACTACAGCGAGCTGCCAACGGGGGACCCCTCGGGGATCGAGAAGGAAGAGCTGCGGGTTGGGGTGGCATATTTCTTCTCAGACGAGGAGGAGGACTTGGACGACAGAGGTCAGTCCGGGCGCTTTGGGGTGAGGGACCCCAGCCCCGGAGAGGAAGAAGAAGGACATATAGTTCTAAACGAGATCGAGTTCTCTGCTTTCAGCTGCCAGGAATGCATTTTCTCCAAGATCAGGGGCAACCAGGACCTGAATGTTTACCCAGTGCAGGGCTTGTTGTCCTTTTGCACACCAGGGGATCTCGTGGAACTACTTTTTGTTTGCCCCTCCAAAGACCATCCACCCCCACCCTCCCCTCACTGGGCAGTTTATGTTGGCCAGGGACAGATCATCCACTTGCACCGGGGGGAAATTCGGAAGGACAGTCTTTTTGAGGTGGGTGGGGAATGCATGGGCAGGGTGGTTAGTAACTGGTATCGGTACAGACCACTAACCGCTGAGTTGGTCCTGCAAAATGCCTGCGGGCACTTGGGCTTAAGAAGCGAAGAGATCTGCTGGACTAATTCTGAAAGTTTTGCAGCCTGGTGCAGGTTTGGGAACAGAGAGTTCAAAGCTGGTGGGGAGGTCCACACTGGGGACCTGCAGTACTTTTTGAAACTCCACCTAGAGGAGAACCACATCCATACACTGAGGTTCCACAGCCTGGAGGAGCTGATAAGAGAGAAGCGTAGGGCAGATGCTGGAGGCAAGCTGAGGTTCATCAAGGAACTCTCCATGGTGGAGAGAAAGGAGTAG